A portion of the Zootoca vivipara chromosome 6, rZooViv1.1, whole genome shotgun sequence genome contains these proteins:
- the POU3F1 gene encoding POU domain, class 3, transcription factor 1 has protein sequence MATTTAQYLPRGSPLLAVPTPDAERLHQGPTYREVQKMMHHEYLQGLAATPGHPIGSLPHHQWLPGATGDWGGGGGGTHLEHAKGGGAGPRGDLDGFHSRSHLVHQQTGGGGGGSGAHWGQGGPAHHLGGCPSAMSPTAAGGHQALLYSQAAYPGLNGMLGPQAPALHLPHGHAPHGGHHQHHPHQHEEAEAAHLEGSPPHLGHAGGHEPGSAASDEEAPSSDDLEQFAKQFKQRRIKLGFTQADVGLALGTLYGNVFSQTTICRFEALQLSFKNMCKLKPLLNKWLEETDSSTGSPASLDKIAAQGRKRKKRTSIEVGVKGALESHFLKCPKPSAHEITSLADTLQLEKEVVRVWFCNRRQKEKRMTPVAAPHAPAMDQDLYAQGADASPTLQHHHHQQHPHTLQSPGQ, from the coding sequence ATGGCCACCACCACGGCGCAGTACCTGCCGCGCGGCAGCCCCCTCCTGGCTGTGCCCACGCCGGACGCCGAGCGCCTTCACCAGGGCCCCACGTACCGCGAGGTGCAGAAGATGATGCACCACGAATACCTACAGGGCCTGGCCGCTACACCGGGGCACCCCATCGGCAGCCTCCCGCACCATCAGTGGCTGCCAGGCGCCACTGGAGactggggcggcggcggcggcgggaccCACCTGGAGCACGCCAAAGGGGGCGGCGCGGGCCCGCGAGGAGACCTCGACGGCTTCCACTCGCGCTCGCACCTGGTGCACCAGCAAacgggcggaggaggaggcggcagcggagcgcactgggggcaggggggcccCGCGCATCACCTGGGCGGCTGCCCCTCGGCCATGTCCCCGACGGCCGCCGGTGGGCACCAGGCGCTGCTCTACTCTCAGGCGGCCTACCCGGGGCTGAACGGGATGCTGGGCCCGCAGGCACCGGCCTTGCACCTGCCCCATGGCCACGCGCCCCACGGCGGTCACCACCAGCACCATCCGCACCAGCacgaggaggcggaggcggcgcaCCTGGAGGGCTCCCCGCCGCACCTGGGCCACGCGGGGGGCCACGAGCCGGGGTCGGCGGCGTCGGACGAGGAGGCGCCCAGCTCGGACGACCTGGAGCAGTTCGCCAAGCAGTTTAAGCAGCGGCGCATCAAGCTGGGCTTCACGCAGGCGGACGTGGGGCTGGCGCTGGGCACCCTGTACGGCAACGTCTTCTCACAGACGACCATCTGCCGCTTCGAGGCGCTGCAGCTGAGCTTCAAGAACATGTGCAAGCTGAAGCCGCTGCTCAACAAGTGGCTGGAGGAGACCGACTCCAGCACAGGCAGCCCGGCCAGCCTGGACAAGATCGCGGCGCAGGGCCGCAAGCGCAAGAAGCGCACCTCCATCGAGGTGGGCGTCAAGGGCGCACTCGAGAGCCACTTCCTCAAATGCCCCAAGCCCTCGGCTCACGAGATCACCTCGCTGGCCGACACGCTCCAGCTGGAGAAGGAGGTGGTACGCGTCTGGTTCTGCAACCGGCGGCAGAAAGAGAAGCGCATGACGCCCGTTGCCGCACCGCATGCGCCGGCCATGGACCAGGACCTTTACGCGCAGGGCGCCGACGCCTCGCCGACGcttcagcaccaccaccaccagcagcacccGCACACGCTCCAGAGCCCCGGGCAATGA